A portion of the Desulfovibrio legallii genome contains these proteins:
- the priA gene encoding replication restart helicase PriA: MYATVALLSPPYASLSYSLPPEFPVDFWRPGLRVAAPLGRGTLRAAVLLETSAQVDLPPGVACKSLFWPLEAAPLLPTDLLALAQDLARRQGLAPGHILGHVLPAGLRKTDVRLHCLQEGRAAVWSLARLRAADQAARTALAAALLSGAARLLPPGTDAASTELCLLRADPPWPVRPAAARQIAVLEYLHAHGAVCRRQVLRDLGRQAAPALRALLTAGHVALSREDAEDPADALEQSLLPPPPAPFALNADQADALADLLAALQTDAPASRLLFGVTGSGKTAVYLELAKACLAAGKSLLLLAPEVALAHKLRRDAACALPGTPLYFHHGYQTPARREATFRQLAERKEPCLVVGTRSALFLPVPRLGCIVLDEEHDGSFKQEESLAYQAKEVAWFRAAQARGLLVLGSATPDLKTFYAAETGRLPLLRLPRRVGGRDLPPVELVDISGLAPAAGQGMLAPASEEALRAVVSRGEQAVVLLNRRGYAPLMYCLDCGRVLRCPQCEIGLTYHKGLERLVCHYCGYSLPFPSPCPHCGGTDYLPLGEGTERLAERLGVLAAGPVLRLDRDSTRRPGRMEEILAAFARQEAPILVGTQMLSKGHHFPQVTLVVVADADLGLNLPDYRAAERTFQLLVQSAGRAGRGEKPGRVLIQTRDVSHYCWEFVRTADYEGFYQAELARRRLRRYPPFVRLALVRISFEKDAQDGPPALAEMAAAMRGKAKELGVQMLGPAPAPLALLRGRKRFSCLLKAQDWQALRQVFFFAQRQKAAARLRLFLDLDPVNML; the protein is encoded by the coding sequence ACCCTGCGTGCCGCCGTGCTGCTGGAGACCAGCGCCCAGGTGGATCTGCCGCCAGGCGTCGCCTGCAAATCCCTGTTCTGGCCCCTGGAGGCCGCCCCCTTGCTCCCGACGGATCTGCTGGCCCTGGCCCAGGACCTAGCCCGACGCCAGGGGCTTGCGCCCGGCCACATCCTGGGGCATGTGCTGCCCGCGGGCCTGCGCAAAACAGACGTGCGTCTGCACTGCCTGCAGGAGGGCCGGGCAGCAGTCTGGTCGCTGGCGCGGCTGCGCGCGGCGGACCAGGCGGCCCGGACGGCCCTGGCTGCTGCCCTGCTCTCCGGCGCGGCCCGGCTGCTCCCCCCAGGCACGGACGCGGCCAGCACCGAGCTCTGCCTGCTGCGCGCGGACCCGCCCTGGCCTGTGCGGCCTGCCGCCGCCCGGCAGATTGCTGTGCTGGAGTATCTGCACGCCCACGGGGCCGTGTGCCGTCGGCAGGTGCTTCGGGATCTGGGCCGGCAGGCCGCTCCGGCCCTGCGCGCCCTGCTGACCGCCGGGCATGTGGCCCTGAGCCGGGAGGATGCGGAAGACCCGGCGGACGCCCTGGAACAGAGCCTGCTTCCGCCGCCCCCGGCCCCCTTTGCCCTCAATGCCGACCAGGCTGACGCCCTGGCCGACCTGCTGGCGGCCCTGCAGACCGACGCGCCAGCCTCCCGCCTGCTTTTCGGCGTGACGGGCAGCGGCAAGACGGCCGTGTATCTGGAGCTGGCCAAGGCCTGCCTTGCGGCGGGCAAAAGCCTGCTCCTGCTCGCGCCGGAGGTGGCCTTAGCGCATAAACTCAGGCGGGACGCGGCCTGCGCTCTGCCCGGAACGCCGCTCTACTTCCACCACGGCTACCAGACCCCGGCGCGGCGGGAAGCCACCTTCCGTCAGCTGGCGGAGCGCAAAGAACCCTGCCTGGTGGTGGGCACACGCTCCGCGCTGTTCCTGCCCGTGCCGCGTCTGGGCTGCATTGTGCTGGATGAAGAGCACGACGGCTCCTTCAAACAGGAAGAAAGCCTGGCCTATCAGGCCAAGGAGGTGGCCTGGTTCCGTGCGGCCCAGGCCCGCGGCCTGCTGGTGCTGGGTTCAGCCACGCCGGATCTCAAGACCTTTTATGCGGCGGAAACCGGCCGCCTGCCCCTGCTGCGCCTGCCGCGGCGCGTAGGCGGCCGGGATCTGCCGCCGGTGGAGCTGGTGGACATCAGCGGCCTTGCCCCTGCGGCCGGGCAAGGCATGCTGGCTCCGGCCAGCGAAGAGGCCTTGCGCGCCGTCGTCTCCAGGGGGGAGCAGGCCGTGGTGCTGCTCAACCGCCGGGGCTACGCTCCCCTTATGTACTGTCTGGACTGTGGCCGCGTGCTGCGCTGCCCCCAGTGCGAAATCGGCCTGACCTACCATAAGGGGCTGGAGCGCCTGGTCTGCCACTACTGCGGCTACAGCCTACCCTTCCCTTCGCCCTGCCCCCACTGCGGCGGTACGGACTACCTGCCCCTGGGCGAGGGCACCGAACGCCTGGCCGAGCGCTTGGGCGTGCTGGCTGCCGGCCCCGTGCTGCGCCTGGATCGGGACAGTACCCGCCGCCCCGGCCGCATGGAGGAAATCCTCGCCGCCTTTGCCCGGCAGGAAGCGCCCATCCTGGTGGGCACGCAGATGCTCTCCAAGGGGCACCATTTCCCGCAGGTAACCCTGGTGGTGGTGGCCGACGCGGACCTGGGGCTGAACCTGCCGGACTATCGGGCGGCGGAGCGCACCTTTCAGCTTCTGGTGCAGTCCGCGGGCCGGGCCGGCCGGGGAGAAAAGCCCGGCCGCGTGCTCATCCAGACCCGCGACGTGAGCCACTACTGCTGGGAATTCGTGCGCACGGCGGACTACGAAGGCTTTTACCAGGCAGAGCTGGCCCGCCGCCGCCTGCGGCGTTATCCGCCCTTCGTGCGCCTGGCCCTGGTGCGCATTTCTTTTGAAAAAGACGCTCAGGACGGCCCCCCGGCCCTGGCCGAAATGGCCGCCGCCATGCGCGGCAAGGCCAAGGAGCTGGGCGTGCAGATGCTGGGGCCCGCCCCCGCGCCTTTAGCCCTGCTGCGCGGGCGCAAGCGTTTTTCCTGCCTGCTCAAAGCGCAGGACTGGCAGGCCCTGCGGCAGGTCTTTTTTTTCGCGCAGCGGCAAAAAGCGGCCGCGCGGCTGAGACTTTTTCTTGACCTTGATCCCGTAAATATGTTGTGA